A section of the Dehalobacter sp. DCM genome encodes:
- the flgM gene encoding flagellar biosynthesis anti-sigma factor FlgM has protein sequence MRKWVGVSMKIEGTSTPSVSGIQAVSRAAKIERSNPITEQDNINVSQDAQVYQKLVQKTKELPDIREDKVKAISEQIAKGEFSFDAASIAEGILSSKETGG, from the coding sequence ATGCGTAAATGGGTTGGTGTTAGTATGAAAATCGAAGGAACGTCCACACCATCTGTGAGCGGCATACAAGCCGTATCGCGGGCTGCTAAAATTGAAAGATCGAATCCTATCACGGAACAAGATAACATAAATGTATCCCAGGATGCCCAGGTCTATCAGAAATTGGTGCAAAAAACAAAAGAACTGCCGGATATTCGGGAGGATAAAGTTAAAGCTATATCTGAACAGATTGCCAAGGGTGAATTCAGTTTTGACGCGGCATCGATTGCAGAAGGCATCCTTTCTTCCAAAGAGACAGGAGGTTAA
- a CDS encoding flagellar protein FlgN, with translation MTEYVADLENNLKQQITIYRRLVELEQEKQKALVENVIEKIDTITAQEETILLEVGHLEEKRLHWAEFFAKETQKNSDDITLTDLSANFPSLESVRIDLESVIGELRNLHEVNTQLLENAVKLVNFTVRLLTNDRQTTYSNPGDKGNRVQPNSLKVIDRSI, from the coding sequence ATGACCGAATATGTTGCCGATTTAGAAAACAATCTTAAACAGCAAATTACGATCTATCGCCGCTTAGTAGAATTGGAGCAGGAAAAGCAAAAAGCCCTCGTTGAAAATGTGATTGAAAAAATTGATACAATTACCGCCCAGGAAGAAACCATTCTGCTCGAAGTCGGACATTTAGAGGAAAAAAGACTTCACTGGGCAGAATTTTTTGCCAAAGAAACACAGAAAAATAGTGACGATATTACGCTTACTGACCTGTCCGCCAACTTTCCCAGTTTAGAATCAGTCAGAATTGATTTAGAGTCGGTTATCGGAGAATTGCGTAATCTGCATGAAGTCAATACCCAGTTGCTTGAAAATGCTGTTAAACTGGTTAACTTTACAGTTCGGCTGCTGACGAATGATCGGCAGACGACGTACAGTAACCCGGGAGATAAAGGCAATAGAGTCCAACCAAACAGCTTGAAAGTGATTGACCGAAGTATTTAA
- the flgK gene encoding flagellar hook-associated protein FlgK — protein MNSTFFGLELASRALSSQQAALGVTGHNISNASTPGYTRQIAELKTSVPITLTAGGKFMTLGTGSTMDTVSRARDAYLDVQFRSETSKFEYWSVQQDTLELLESMMNEPSTYSLSNDMTKFWNSWSILANNPQNAGVRTSLIEQTKTLVDTFHHMNTQLTETQNDLDSSVTAAVTKINTIAEQIGALNIQIKNSEVRGDNPNDLRDQRDSLVDELSKIVPVKVVESRDPAFTDRTVNNYKVIIGNENDPDNVLVDYQTVRHLQSPPPTVDGFTRVVWTDAASPAVNTGSAVTVPLTISDGEQIAINIDGTSYNVDLSSIRGTYDGSPGHTLTDLAANLQTVINSVSGQADITVAYAGGHLTLTSGTSGGTSLIAFEPVTGSLGRTFTDPAPLADASSNTGAVTSMTALGTYSGKGNTLKATYNGTTSTWELSDNSIPPLTAAGLTLAGITVTVVGAPADGDTFTLDLSVHDSMANLGFTPAVASNWIDLGTNMGQLAANITMRDNYLDNIRSRLDTLAAGIADAVNVLHRTGQGLELESTGIDFFAASDGTAITAANIQINTVVEKNYNRIASGTRVNPLEVGDSTVALAISSLASGWSSIETQIGQNIFGINGANPVKGTSFSDYYGSMISDLGVNSEQAIRMVKGQSVLVEQMYTQREQLSGVSLDEEMTNLIKFQKVYSSAARLVTMLDSMFDNLLGMGTTK, from the coding sequence ATGAATTCCACATTTTTTGGTCTTGAATTAGCGAGCCGAGCGCTCAGCTCGCAGCAGGCGGCGTTAGGGGTTACGGGACATAATATTTCCAATGCCAGTACCCCGGGTTATACCCGCCAAATAGCGGAGCTTAAAACTTCGGTGCCCATAACTCTGACAGCGGGAGGCAAGTTCATGACACTGGGGACCGGATCAACTATGGATACGGTGTCCCGGGCCCGGGATGCCTATTTGGATGTGCAATTCCGATCTGAGACCTCCAAATTTGAATATTGGTCCGTGCAGCAAGACACACTCGAATTGCTTGAAAGTATGATGAACGAACCGTCGACTTACAGTCTCAGTAATGATATGACCAAATTTTGGAATTCGTGGAGTATCTTAGCCAACAACCCGCAAAATGCCGGGGTGCGAACCTCGCTGATTGAACAAACCAAGACGCTGGTGGATACGTTTCATCATATGAATACGCAGCTGACAGAAACTCAGAATGATCTTGACAGCAGTGTGACAGCGGCAGTAACGAAGATTAACACGATAGCCGAACAGATTGGCGCCCTTAATATTCAAATCAAAAATAGCGAGGTAAGAGGGGATAATCCCAACGACTTAAGAGATCAAAGAGACAGTCTGGTGGACGAATTATCCAAAATCGTTCCGGTCAAAGTCGTTGAGTCCCGTGATCCGGCATTTACTGACCGCACGGTGAATAATTATAAAGTCATTATTGGCAATGAAAACGATCCGGATAACGTCTTGGTTGATTATCAAACGGTACGGCATCTTCAAAGCCCACCCCCAACGGTGGATGGTTTCACCAGGGTAGTCTGGACTGACGCAGCTTCTCCGGCTGTTAATACCGGCTCGGCAGTCACCGTGCCGCTAACCATCAGCGACGGCGAACAGATTGCCATCAATATCGATGGCACGAGTTATAATGTGGATCTTTCCAGTATACGCGGCACCTATGACGGGTCGCCGGGGCATACCCTGACAGACTTGGCAGCCAACCTGCAAACCGTGATTAATAGTGTTTCGGGACAGGCGGATATTACCGTCGCCTATGCGGGAGGACACTTAACGCTTACCTCCGGAACCTCCGGGGGTACGTCATTAATCGCCTTTGAGCCCGTCACCGGCAGTTTGGGCCGTACATTCACTGATCCGGCTCCGTTGGCGGACGCTTCTTCCAATACCGGTGCGGTAACCAGCATGACCGCCTTAGGAACCTATTCGGGCAAAGGAAATACCCTGAAGGCAACCTATAACGGGACCACAAGTACGTGGGAGTTATCGGACAATAGCATCCCGCCGCTGACCGCAGCCGGCCTTACCTTAGCGGGCATCACCGTGACTGTCGTCGGAGCGCCTGCCGACGGCGACACGTTTACCCTTGATCTTTCAGTCCATGACAGTATGGCAAATCTCGGCTTTACACCGGCGGTTGCCAGCAACTGGATCGATCTCGGCACCAATATGGGACAGCTGGCCGCCAATATCACCATGCGGGATAATTACTTGGATAATATTCGCTCGCGCTTAGATACGTTGGCAGCAGGCATCGCCGATGCGGTTAATGTGCTGCATCGTACAGGGCAGGGTCTTGAATTGGAATCCACAGGAATTGATTTTTTTGCAGCCAGTGACGGGACAGCGATAACCGCCGCTAACATTCAGATCAACACGGTTGTTGAAAAGAACTATAACCGCATCGCTTCCGGTACGAGAGTGAATCCGCTGGAAGTCGGAGACAGCACCGTGGCTTTGGCCATATCCTCTTTGGCCAGTGGCTGGAGCAGCATAGAGACGCAAATCGGGCAGAATATATTTGGAATAAACGGTGCGAATCCGGTGAAGGGCACCTCTTTTTCCGATTATTACGGATCGATGATTTCGGATTTGGGGGTCAACTCGGAGCAGGCGATTAGAATGGTGAAAGGTCAATCCGTGCTAGTCGAACAAATGTATACTCAGCGCGAACAACTTTCCGGTGTTTCCCTGGATGAGGAAATGACCAACCTTATAAAATTTCAGAAGGTATATAGTTCCGCTGCCCGCTTGGTTACGATGCTGGACAGCATGTTTGATAATCTTTTGGGGATGGGCACCACTAAATAA
- the flgL gene encoding flagellar hook-associated protein FlgL yields the protein MRVSNNILSHNLLSNLEQSNQKMVLLQNQLATGNKITKPSDDPIGTETIIRFNSSITTMEQWKTNADEAIAYLQSSESVLSGMTSMLQRIRELTVQGANGSLSNDDRSQIAKEVDQLNMQFQVMANSQVNSKYIFSGSKIDTPPLSGSATVPFTLTQWEGNDKVIQMEVGPNVAVGVAIEGSKLFGITHNGDGTESSSFFSTLNKLSSALTNGDETQINEALAEVDDHLDNFLALRSELGARTNRMSTIGDQLVNNVMNLKQNLSAVRDADLAETIMDFNAVNNTYKAALSVGAQIIQPSLVDFIR from the coding sequence ATGCGGGTAAGCAATAACATTTTATCCCACAATCTATTAAGCAATCTTGAACAATCCAATCAAAAAATGGTTCTGCTGCAGAATCAGCTGGCAACCGGCAATAAGATTACCAAACCCTCGGATGATCCGATTGGCACCGAGACGATTATTCGGTTCAACAGTTCCATCACCACCATGGAACAATGGAAAACCAACGCCGATGAAGCGATTGCTTATCTGCAATCCAGTGAAAGTGTGTTAAGCGGGATGACGTCCATGCTGCAACGAATCCGGGAATTGACAGTTCAGGGGGCCAATGGTTCTCTCTCTAATGACGACCGTTCCCAAATCGCCAAAGAAGTGGATCAGCTTAACATGCAGTTTCAGGTTATGGCCAACAGCCAGGTGAATTCCAAATATATATTTTCCGGCAGCAAGATTGACACGCCGCCGCTTTCTGGGAGTGCTACCGTTCCATTTACGTTGACCCAATGGGAAGGGAATGATAAAGTGATCCAAATGGAAGTTGGACCGAATGTGGCGGTGGGGGTGGCGATTGAAGGCTCCAAACTGTTTGGTATTACCCACAATGGCGATGGCACGGAAAGTTCCAGCTTTTTCAGTACCTTGAATAAACTGAGCTCCGCGCTGACCAACGGCGACGAGACCCAGATCAATGAAGCCTTGGCTGAAGTGGATGATCATTTGGATAACTTTCTGGCCTTACGGTCAGAATTAGGAGCCAGAACCAATCGCATGAGTACGATCGGTGATCAGCTCGTTAATAATGTGATGAACCTCAAGCAGAATCTGTCGGCTGTTCGCGATGCCGATCTGGCGGAAACCATCATGGATTTTAACGCAGTCAATAATACATACAAAGCGGCGTTATCTGTTGGCGCTCAGATCATCCAGCCGTCGCTGGTTGATTTCATCCGGTAA
- a CDS encoding DUF6470 family protein yields MIDLQFYRQPPQLGLDIPKASYDLNVRKAEVAIQQAPAEIELSSTYPDVHVDTSAVRQALGYGGPEIRAMLFAQEAKGDFLENLEQTVQQGYVFADTTNRATIPEIVSRFAEPGEKELAVVPLPSISMRGIPSTLDFQAQLGGTETQLEDWGEVSIDNFALPLLKVYWEQEPYLKIEAVGQIVDVQE; encoded by the coding sequence ATGATTGACCTGCAATTTTACCGGCAACCGCCTCAGCTCGGTCTGGACATCCCTAAAGCGAGCTATGATTTGAACGTCAGAAAGGCGGAGGTGGCTATTCAGCAAGCGCCTGCGGAGATTGAGCTGTCGTCTACTTATCCGGATGTGCACGTGGATACATCCGCGGTGCGCCAGGCATTAGGCTATGGCGGCCCGGAGATTAGGGCCATGTTATTTGCCCAAGAAGCCAAAGGAGACTTCCTGGAAAACCTCGAGCAAACGGTTCAGCAAGGCTATGTCTTTGCTGATACGACCAACCGGGCGACTATTCCCGAGATCGTCAGCCGCTTCGCCGAGCCGGGTGAGAAGGAACTTGCGGTTGTGCCGCTGCCTTCGATCTCGATGCGCGGTATCCCGTCGACACTGGATTTTCAGGCTCAGCTGGGAGGGACAGAGACGCAGCTTGAGGATTGGGGCGAGGTAAGCATCGACAATTTTGCACTGCCCCTGCTGAAAGTGTACTGGGAACAAGAACCGTATCTGAAGATTGAGGCGGTGGGGCAGATCGTTGATGTTCAGGAATAA
- the fliW gene encoding flagellar assembly protein FliW has product MNRTIIDFPRCIPGFDAYCQYGLVEEEDTLLASLKATEDEHARFIIVRPQAFFQDYLSTVQLDPDEAELLEVTADDLLEVWAILTLCQQDMKKTTINLRAPLIINRRSAKGAQFILSEERYLSRQPLFAELQTEDNTGVREGVAG; this is encoded by the coding sequence ATGAACCGGACCATTATTGATTTTCCCAGATGTATTCCCGGATTTGACGCTTATTGTCAGTACGGACTTGTGGAAGAGGAAGACACGCTGCTGGCCAGTCTAAAAGCAACAGAGGATGAACATGCCCGGTTTATTATCGTCAGGCCGCAAGCTTTTTTTCAAGACTATCTATCGACTGTCCAGCTGGATCCGGATGAGGCAGAGCTTTTGGAGGTTACTGCCGATGATTTACTTGAGGTCTGGGCGATATTAACCCTGTGTCAACAGGATATGAAAAAAACTACCATTAACCTGCGCGCACCGCTCATTATCAATCGCCGAAGCGCCAAAGGCGCCCAGTTTATTTTAAGTGAGGAGCGCTATTTATCCAGACAGCCTCTATTTGCTGAGCTGCAGACGGAAGATAACACAGGCGTCAGGGAAGGGGTTGCCGGCTAA
- the csrA gene encoding carbon storage regulator CsrA: MLVLSRKIDQKIIINDNIEITIVAVSGDQVRIGINAPKDVKILRSEVVEEIEKQNKEAMLAAVAEEKNSKVVLEEMLQIRIMEKEKK; encoded by the coding sequence ATGCTCGTTTTATCTCGGAAAATCGATCAGAAGATCATCATTAACGATAATATTGAAATCACAATCGTCGCTGTTAGCGGCGATCAGGTCCGGATCGGCATTAATGCCCCGAAGGATGTCAAAATTCTGCGCAGTGAAGTGGTGGAAGAGATCGAGAAGCAAAATAAAGAAGCGATGCTTGCTGCTGTCGCAGAGGAAAAGAATTCAAAAGTAGTATTAGAAGAAATGCTGCAAATCAGAATAATGGAGAAAGAAAAGAAATAA
- a CDS encoding DUF3102 domain-containing protein, protein MWVTTRSPAAYASNYQPVGNLTYTQSLLLLGLPAEESFYFYWGNHRDKTITAQSQGQTTIGTDNQRTITRPAVPLIA, encoded by the coding sequence TTGTGGGTCACCACCCGAAGTCCAGCGGCATATGCTTCAAATTACCAACCGGTTGGTAATTTGACTTACACCCAGTCCCTTCTCCTACTGGGTTTACCGGCAGAGGAATCCTTTTACTTTTACTGGGGCAATCACAGGGACAAAACAATCACAGCACAATCACAGGGACAGACAACCATAGGGACAGACAATCAAAGGACAATCACACGACCTGCTGTCCCCTTGATTGCTTAA
- a CDS encoding helix-turn-helix transcriptional regulator: MSKAGVKFEDIKARLMRDEEFKAEYEKLKPRYELIAQIIDARNQLNITQEELALRVGTQKSNISRFESGDYNPSLDFVIKIARSLGKEIHITIN, translated from the coding sequence ATGAGTAAAGCAGGAGTGAAATTTGAAGATATTAAGGCAAGATTGATGAGGGACGAGGAATTTAAGGCAGAATACGAAAAACTAAAACCCCGTTATGAGTTGATCGCACAAATCATTGATGCTCGGAATCAGCTGAACATTACTCAGGAAGAGCTTGCCTTACGTGTTGGGACACAAAAATCCAACATATCTCGTTTTGAAAGCGGTGACTACAATCCTTCGTTGGATTTTGTCATTAAAATCGCCCGCAGCCTTGGCAAGGAAATCCATATTACAATTAACTGA
- a CDS encoding type II toxin-antitoxin system RelE/ParE family toxin, giving the protein MDWEIEKNTFVLLHGFVKKTNKTPEKELEKALSYKLDYERRCQDE; this is encoded by the coding sequence TTGGACTGGGAAATAGAAAAAAATACCTTTGTACTGCTGCATGGCTTTGTAAAGAAAACCAATAAAACACCAGAAAAAGAGCTTGAAAAAGCATTAAGCTATAAATTGGATTATGAAAGAAGGTGTCAAGATGAGTAA
- a CDS encoding flagellin N-terminal helical domain-containing protein, which yields MIVNTNISSLNAQRSLYSTQSTMQKSLEKLSSGYRINKAADDAAGLAITEKMTGQINGLNKAISNSSSAISLIQTAEGALSESHSILQRMRELAVQSASDTNTASDRTKLQAEVDQLAKELTRISNTTEFNTQNLLAGGLNDTFHIGANAGQNVSLSVAAMDAFSLGVATGQNQAGTFTANGTLLTANNIPTANLGRGLSAQTYNLVVDHTVASTTENVDGVTGGVTSGGTFTGARNESLRIRVAAGGSGAAVTSAEISTDGGTTWTAQAVAANVMTYKGATFTFTNTAVVNETAEYSLAAAKDTIQLQTTVGAVNIGSAQTVYSDMTTVTVGDAATSRTMKIDSTALGALADGTATLVVAQQASTAATFNADGTLLAQADTVAGVDISTQAAANTAITTINNALESVSSQRSTLGAMQNRLEHTINNLQAAAENLTSSKSTIKDVDMAQEMSSFTKSQILSQAGVAMLAQANQVPQAVLKLLG from the coding sequence ATGATAGTCAACACTAACATTTCGAGCTTGAATGCTCAACGTAGTCTGTATAGTACCCAGAGTACGATGCAGAAATCTCTGGAGAAACTTTCCTCTGGTTACCGGATTAACAAGGCTGCCGACGATGCAGCAGGTCTGGCCATTACCGAGAAAATGACCGGTCAGATCAACGGTTTGAACAAAGCCATCAGCAACTCTTCCAGCGCGATCTCTTTGATTCAAACTGCAGAAGGTGCCTTGAGCGAATCTCACAGCATTCTGCAAAGAATGAGAGAACTGGCTGTTCAGTCTGCTTCCGACACTAATACTGCCAGTGACCGTACAAAACTCCAGGCAGAAGTAGACCAATTAGCTAAAGAACTAACAAGAATTTCCAATACCACAGAATTCAATACTCAGAACTTGCTTGCTGGCGGTTTAAATGACACCTTCCATATTGGTGCTAACGCCGGACAAAACGTAAGTCTTTCTGTTGCTGCAATGGACGCGTTCTCACTTGGCGTAGCTACTGGTCAGAATCAAGCGGGAACTTTTACTGCAAATGGCACGCTTCTAACAGCAAATAATATTCCTACTGCTAATCTTGGTAGAGGTCTAAGTGCCCAGACATATAATCTTGTCGTAGATCACACTGTTGCTTCTACAACTGAAAATGTTGACGGTGTCACAGGTGGTGTTACATCAGGAGGTACTTTCACCGGTGCAAGAAACGAAAGTCTAAGGATAAGAGTTGCTGCAGGAGGTAGTGGCGCTGCTGTAACTTCTGCTGAGATTTCTACTGACGGTGGTACAACTTGGACTGCTCAGGCTGTTGCTGCAAACGTCATGACCTATAAAGGTGCAACCTTTACATTTACAAATACAGCTGTAGTTAATGAAACAGCCGAGTATAGTTTAGCTGCTGCAAAAGATACTATTCAGCTTCAGACTACTGTTGGAGCTGTAAACATTGGTTCTGCACAAACTGTATATTCTGACATGACAACTGTTACAGTTGGTGATGCAGCTACTAGTAGAACAATGAAGATTGATTCAACGGCGCTCGGTGCTCTAGCTGATGGTACGGCAACCTTAGTAGTAGCTCAACAGGCATCTACCGCTGCAACGTTTAATGCTGATGGAACTCTTCTTGCTCAGGCAGATACTGTAGCCGGTGTAGATATTTCCACCCAAGCAGCTGCCAACACGGCAATTACAACCATAAACAACGCTCTAGAGAGTGTATCATCTCAGCGTTCCACCCTCGGTGCCATGCAGAACCGCTTAGAACACACCATTAACAACCTGCAGGCTGCAGCCGAGAACCTGACTTCCTCCAAATCGACCATTAAAGATGTCGATATGGCACAGGAAATGTCCAGCTTCACCAAGAGCCAGATCCTCAGCCAGGCCGGTGTAGCCATGCTGGCCCAGGCCAACCAGGTACCCCAGGCAGTGCTTAAACTCTTGGGTTGA
- a CDS encoding flagellar protein FlaG has product MVTPIQPIANQFPVLPADTFSGQKLQRGNDELPQLVVDKKENASAAKEDVPREEVEQAAEKMNRLLGLINKRMKFEIHDKTNRVMVKIIDEDSGEVLSEVPPKKLLDMLSSLDDFVGLLVDEKV; this is encoded by the coding sequence GTGGTAACGCCGATCCAACCTATTGCCAACCAGTTCCCGGTATTGCCGGCGGATACATTTTCCGGGCAGAAGCTGCAGCGCGGCAACGATGAATTGCCCCAGCTCGTCGTCGATAAGAAAGAGAATGCGTCGGCTGCCAAAGAGGATGTTCCTCGGGAAGAAGTGGAGCAGGCTGCCGAGAAAATGAACCGTCTTTTAGGTTTGATTAATAAACGCATGAAATTCGAGATTCACGATAAAACCAATCGGGTAATGGTAAAAATCATTGATGAAGACAGCGGCGAAGTCTTAAGTGAGGTTCCGCCCAAGAAGCTTTTGGATATGTTAAGTTCGTTGGATGATTTTGTCGGACTGTTGGTCGATGAAAAGGTGTAG
- the fliD gene encoding flagellar filament capping protein FliD — protein sequence MSVSSSSLSLPGLSGYDFSSIVDTLVTSYSQPITQMQTQKTALETKKGAWQDVNTRLSSLENTLSKLQSAATWNGTTASSSNTALLTAAGSSGAVQGTYSIQVMQAAVAQTAVSEVQTVTDSSAATTLVAGSFKITVGEDTADITVAAGASLNDIADAINQTQVGVSASVIQVEGGYRLAVMSKETGVDNAASFTETSGTVLHQLGIIKSDDALNVSLEAKDALLTINGITNIKSASNSVTTAIPGVTLNINSEDPAKTVTVKVTADYSGAQAAVQAFVDQYNSVMSFIDTKISYNETTKAKGDLYADPALQAIQSRLRTMVSNQVNNPTGPYKILADIGVATSADDYGKSAALTLDADKFTKAMKENANSVANLFGAEAGGVTPVKESSGTAQAQGLANIMTEYLHPMLMYGGTMDKTKGTYDDQIKDVKKQIEDFTVKIAAYQEKTKLRFAKLETQLAGIGSQSAWLSSMVNSLSTNNEDK from the coding sequence ATGTCTGTGAGTAGTTCAAGTCTGTCTTTGCCGGGATTATCGGGGTATGATTTCTCGTCCATTGTCGATACGCTGGTAACCAGCTACAGCCAGCCCATAACCCAGATGCAGACCCAAAAAACAGCATTAGAGACGAAGAAAGGCGCTTGGCAGGATGTCAATACGCGCTTATCCAGTCTGGAAAATACATTATCCAAATTGCAGTCAGCAGCCACCTGGAACGGCACCACCGCATCTTCCAGTAATACCGCCTTGCTCACCGCTGCCGGATCGTCGGGAGCTGTGCAGGGAACCTATAGTATTCAAGTGATGCAGGCGGCGGTGGCGCAAACGGCAGTGAGCGAGGTTCAGACGGTAACCGATTCCTCGGCGGCAACGACGCTGGTGGCCGGAAGTTTTAAAATCACCGTCGGCGAAGATACAGCGGATATCACGGTTGCAGCGGGCGCCAGCTTAAACGATATTGCTGATGCCATTAACCAGACCCAGGTTGGGGTCAGTGCCTCGGTCATTCAGGTGGAGGGTGGCTATCGCCTGGCGGTGATGTCCAAAGAAACCGGGGTGGACAATGCGGCGTCGTTCACGGAAACCAGCGGCACGGTACTCCATCAGTTGGGGATAATTAAATCGGACGATGCCTTAAATGTCAGCCTGGAAGCAAAAGACGCGCTGCTGACCATTAATGGGATTACCAATATCAAGAGTGCCAGCAACAGCGTGACCACGGCGATCCCGGGGGTTACCCTGAATATTAACAGCGAAGATCCTGCTAAGACGGTCACAGTCAAAGTGACTGCAGACTATTCGGGGGCGCAAGCCGCTGTGCAGGCGTTTGTTGACCAGTATAATTCCGTGATGAGCTTTATCGACACGAAAATCTCCTACAATGAGACAACTAAAGCCAAAGGGGATCTCTATGCCGATCCGGCCTTGCAGGCTATCCAAAGCCGTCTGCGGACCATGGTATCGAACCAGGTGAACAATCCCACCGGACCGTATAAAATCCTGGCAGATATCGGGGTGGCGACCTCGGCGGATGATTACGGCAAGAGTGCGGCCTTAACCTTGGATGCCGATAAGTTCACCAAAGCCATGAAAGAGAATGCCAACAGTGTGGCAAACCTGTTCGGGGCAGAGGCCGGCGGAGTAACGCCGGTGAAAGAGTCTTCCGGAACGGCGCAAGCTCAGGGACTGGCCAATATCATGACAGAATATCTCCATCCGATGCTCATGTACGGCGGCACGATGGATAAAACCAAAGGAACATATGACGACCAGATCAAGGATGTTAAAAAGCAAATTGAAGACTTTACCGTCAAAATTGCGGCTTACCAGGAGAAAACCAAGTTGCGATTCGCCAAGTTGGAAACCCAGCTGGCGGGGATAGGCAGTCAGAGCGCATGGCTTTCTTCAATGGTCAATTCCCTGTCAACCAACAACGAGGATAAATAA
- the fliS gene encoding flagellar export chaperone FliS produces MSTMQQNIYNNPQAAYKQAAVETASPDKLLIMLYTGAIKFLRLAEKALQENKLEAANNHLIRVGDIINELNTTLNMEAGGEIAANLRALYEFYQGEVIKANIKKDPAYLQPVIEFFEAYRDIWMETARIIRVGA; encoded by the coding sequence ATGAGTACAATGCAGCAAAATATCTATAACAACCCGCAAGCGGCTTATAAACAGGCAGCAGTGGAAACGGCCTCGCCGGATAAACTTTTAATTATGCTCTATACCGGCGCGATTAAATTCCTGCGTTTAGCAGAGAAGGCCCTTCAAGAGAACAAGCTTGAAGCAGCAAATAATCATTTGATCCGGGTCGGGGATATTATCAATGAACTGAACACAACCTTGAATATGGAAGCCGGCGGAGAGATTGCCGCCAACCTCCGTGCGTTGTACGAATTTTATCAGGGCGAGGTTATCAAAGCAAATATTAAAAAAGATCCCGCCTATCTGCAGCCGGTCATAGAATTCTTTGAAGCGTATCGCGATATATGGATGGAGACGGCCAGGATCATTCGGGTGGGGGCATAA
- a CDS encoding TetR/AcrR family transcriptional regulator, whose translation MKNNFPSRKDNIVLTAIEIINDLGIQGLSTKELAKRQAITESLLYRYFRSKDEIIVAVLENFSRFDQSIHKTIGNASTTAKEKILEYFRLYTEYYENYPAIIAVMLSFNEFAHDPKTHPIVVDIFNNRNAFLSETIHFGQKKGEIGYYFSSEELTEILSGFFKNVAFIWRLKEYSFSLKDHTLTAVQKILDNQIMNK comes from the coding sequence ATGAAGAATAACTTCCCCAGTCGAAAAGATAATATCGTTCTTACTGCCATCGAAATAATCAACGACTTAGGCATACAGGGCCTTTCGACCAAGGAACTGGCTAAGCGGCAAGCAATCACCGAGTCGCTCTTATATCGGTATTTTAGGAGCAAGGACGAGATTATCGTTGCCGTATTGGAGAACTTCTCCCGATTTGACCAAAGTATCCATAAGACCATTGGGAATGCAAGCACAACAGCTAAGGAGAAAATCCTCGAGTACTTTCGTCTTTACACCGAATACTACGAAAATTATCCGGCGATTATCGCGGTCATGTTGTCGTTTAATGAGTTCGCCCATGATCCCAAAACGCATCCCATCGTCGTAGACATTTTCAACAATCGTAACGCTTTTTTGTCGGAAACAATACATTTTGGCCAAAAGAAAGGAGAAATAGGTTACTATTTCTCTTCTGAAGAACTTACTGAGATATTATCGGGATTCTTTAAAAATGTTGCTTTCATTTGGAGGTTGAAGGAGTATTCCTTTTCCCTTAAAGACCATACACTCACTGCAGTTCAGAAAATACTGGATAATCAAATAATGAATAAATAG